A window of Deltaproteobacteria bacterium contains these coding sequences:
- a CDS encoding GlxA family transcriptional regulator, translated as MKKVAILALFNTMASTVIAPMDTFYQAGVIWNYFRGRRPKPLFETEIVTTDGKPFKCLNGTIITPDNSIHDVDTTDLIVVSSILDIEKTLKYEGEAVSWLKHHHGRGTHIASICTGAFVLAETGLLDGKTATTHWGAADEFRQRYPRVRLKPERLITDEGDLFCSGGMNAGTDLCLYLVEKYCGHEVALQSSKAMISDIGRTLQAPYAIFQFQKDHNDPQILSAQKLLEQNFHQSYPYEELARKFGMSRRTFERRFKAATGDTPLVYLQRIRVETAKRMLETEDASFDEIVYRVGYEDTSAFRKIFLKQTGLRPTEYKQRFQKI; from the coding sequence ATGAAAAAGGTTGCGATTCTGGCCTTGTTCAACACCATGGCCTCGACAGTCATCGCTCCAATGGATACCTTTTATCAGGCCGGGGTGATCTGGAATTATTTCCGCGGCCGAAGGCCGAAACCCTTGTTTGAAACAGAGATCGTTACCACGGACGGCAAGCCCTTCAAGTGTCTGAACGGGACAATTATCACGCCGGATAATTCCATTCATGACGTGGACACCACCGATCTGATCGTTGTCTCTTCCATCCTCGATATTGAAAAGACCCTGAAATATGAGGGCGAGGCCGTTTCCTGGCTGAAGCATCATCATGGGCGGGGGACGCATATCGCATCCATATGCACCGGTGCGTTTGTGCTGGCGGAGACCGGACTGCTGGACGGGAAAACCGCAACCACCCACTGGGGCGCTGCGGACGAGTTCAGACAACGATATCCCCGGGTCCGGCTCAAACCGGAGAGGCTGATCACGGACGAGGGGGATCTTTTCTGTTCGGGAGGGATGAACGCGGGTACGGACCTCTGCCTCTACCTGGTGGAAAAGTATTGCGGGCATGAGGTGGCGCTGCAAAGCTCAAAGGCCATGATCTCAGATATCGGGCGCACCCTTCAAGCCCCTTACGCCATCTTCCAGTTCCAAAAAGACCATAATGATCCTCAGATCCTGTCCGCCCAGAAGCTCCTGGAGCAGAATTTTCACCAGAGCTATCCCTATGAGGAACTGGCGCGAAAATTCGGGATGAGCCGAAGGACATTCGAGCGCCGGTTCAAGGCCGCGACCGGAGACACCCCCCTGGTATATCTGCAGAGAATCCGGGTGGAGACGGCGAAACGGATGCTTGAGACAGAAGATGCTTCATTTGATGAAATTGTCTACCGTGTCGGATATGAAGATACAAGTGCTTTCAGGAAGATATTCCTGAAGCAGACGGGCCTTCGTCCCACAGAATACAAACAGCGATTCCAGAAAATATAA